Genomic window (Streptomyces sp. NBC_01431):
CAGTACCACCTGGCCACCCTCATCGACGGCAACCTGGGCGGCAGCGGCTCGCTGCACGCGGCGAGCGCGGCGGCCTGCGCGCAGGACGCCGGCAAGTTCTCGGCGTACCACGACGTCCTCTACACCAACCAGCCGGAGGAGACGGACGACGCGTACGCCAAGAACAGCAAGCTGATCGAGCTGGCCGGGAAGGTACCGGGCCTGGACACGCCCGCCTTCCGCTCCTGTGTCGAGAACGGCACGCACAACAGCTGGGTCGTGAAGTCGAACAACGCCTTCCAGGCGGGCAAGTTCAGCGGGACGCCGACGGTCCAGCTCAACGGCGAGTCGATCTTCCCGAAGAAGGGCACCGAGAGCATCACCCCGGCCAACCTGAAGAAGTGGGTGACCGAGGCCAACAAGGGCGAGCACCCGGCCAAGTCCACCCCGCCGGCCGCGCCCTCGGAGTCCTGAGCACGCGGTATCCCGTTACTCATAAGTTGCCGGGCGGGTTCCCGCTGTGCCCGCCCGGCACGGTAGCGTCGACCTTGCCATGACACTTGCCTTCATCCCCAGCCCGTCGACCGGGGTGCTCCACCTCGGACCGATCCCGCTGCGCGGCTACGCCTTCTGCATCATCATCGGTGTCTTCGTTGCCGTCTGGTACGGCAACAAGCGATGGGTCGCCCGCGGCGGCCGTACCGGTACCGTCGCCGACATCGCCGTCTGGGCGGTCCCGTTCGGGCTCGTCGGCGGTCGGCTCTACCACGTCATCACCGACTACCAGCTGTACTTCAGCGACGGTGAGGACTGGGTCAACGCCTTCAAGATCTGGGAGGGCGGCCTCGGCATCTGGGGCGCGATCGCGCTCGGCGCGGTCGGCGCCTGGATCGGCTGTCGGCGCCGCGGCATCCCGCTGCCGGCCTGGGCCGACGCGCTGGCCCCCGGCATCGCCTTCGCCCAGGCCATCGGCCGCTGGGGCAACTGGTTCAACCAGGAGCTGTACGGCAAGCCCACCGACCTGCCGTGGGCGCTGAAGATCAGTGAGGGCCCGAACCGAATCGCGGGCACCTACCACCCGACCTTCCTGTACGAGTCGCTGTGGTGCGTGGGCGTGGCGTTCCTGGTCATCTGGGCCGACCGCCGCTTCAAGCTGGGCCACGGCCGCGCGTTCGCGCTGTACGTCGCCGCGTACTGCGTGGGCCGGTTCTGGATCGAGTACATGCGGGTGGACGAGGCCCACCACATCCTTGGCCTGCGCCTGAACGACTGGACCGCGGGCGGCGTTTTCCTGCTGGCGGTCGCCTACATCGTCATCTCGTCGAAGCTCCGCCCCGGCCGCGAGGAAATCGTCGAGCCGGGCGCCCAGGACGAGGCGGCTCAGGACGGGGCCGCCCAGGACGAAGCGGCCCCGGACAAGCCCGACGCCGCCGAACCGGAGGACGAGCCGAAGGCCGAGTCGGCGACGGTCGAGCCGGAGCCGAAGAAGGCCTGAACCGGATCGAGCCGGGGGACCAGGGAAAACAGGCCCTCACGGCCCCCCCTGGCCCTTCAGGCTTCAGGCCGGGGGGTTCGGGAGCGGGGGAGCGGGAGCAGAGCCCCCGCAGCCTCTACGGCACGGCGGCGCGGGGTGCTCGGCGGCCCCCCGCACCACCTCACGCGTCGATCTCCGCCCGATACGGCATGGACGCGGCCGCCCCCGGTCGCTGAACGGACAGTGCCGCCGCGGCGGACGCCCAGGTGAGCGCGTCCGTCATCGGGCGGCCCTCGCCCAGCGCCACCGCCAGGGTTCCGACGAACGTGTCGCCCGCCCCCGTCGTGTCCACGGCGGTGACCGGCGGGGCGAGCACGGCCACCGGCTCAGGCTGTGCCCGCGACGCGTACAGACAGCCCCGCGCCCCCAGCGTGATCACGACCTCGGGCACGTCGGCGAGGAGCGCGCGGGCGGCCCGCTCGGGGTCGCCCGAGACGCCGGTCAGGGTGGCCGCCTCGTGCTCGTTGGGCACCAACAGGTCGGTGACGGCGAGGAGTTCGCAGGGCAGCGGCTGCGCGGGCGCGGGCGTCAGGATCGTACGGACGCCGTTGCGGCGGGCCGTCTCGGCGCCCGCGAGGACGGCGCTCATCGGCAGCTCCAGCTGGAGCAGCAGCGACTGCGCCTCGGCGATCAGCGCCCGGTCGGCATGGCTGAGCGAGATGAGCGAGCCGTTGGCGCCCGGGATGACGACGATCGCGTTGCCGCCGTCGCCGTCGACCACGATGTGGGCGGTGCCCGAGGGGCCCTCGGTGGTGCGCAGCAGATCGATGTCGACGCCCGCGTGTTCCAGCGCGGTGCGCAGTTGGTCGCCGAAGTCGTCCGTGCCGACCGCGCCGATCATCGCCACGTCCGCCCCGGCGCGGGCGGCGGCGACGGCCTGGTTGGCGCCCTTGCCGCCGGGGGCGGTGCGGAACTCGTGCCCCGTGACGGTCTCGCCGCTGCGGGGCGCGGTGGTGACATAGGCGACGAGGTCCATGTTCGTGCTGCCGAGCACGGCGATGCGGGTCATGCGGGAATTGTCCACCCTGGGCGGCCCCTCCCGCGGGTGGCGGCGGCCCGGCGCGTTCGCCGGGGTGACCGTAATTTCCGGGCCCCAAGTGAGCCCACCCTCACTAAGTAAGGCCTTACTTGCTGGCGCGGCCCTTACGTCGAGCGTAGTTTCGAGGGTGTTGAGGGGGCGCGGGACGTAAACGGTGCCCGCTGCTGAGCGCAAGGGGATAGCTGTGTCCATCATCGATACCGAAGCGACGCTGCACGAGGCGCACCGCGACAACCACACCCACCGCGATGTCAACGGTGGCTGGCTGCGCCCGGCCGTGTTCGGCGCGATGGACGGCCTGGTCTCCAACCTCGCCCTGATGACCGGCGTCGCCGGCGGCGCGGTCTCGCAGCAGACCATCATCATCACCGGCCTCGCCGGACTCGCGGCCGGAGCCTTCTCGATGGCGGCCGGCGAGTACACCTCGGTCGCCTCCCAGCGTGAGCTCGTCCAGGCCGAACTCGACATCGAGCGGCGGGAGTTGCGCAAGCACCCGGCCGACGAGGAGCGCGAGCTCGCCGAGCTGTACATGTCCCGGGGCGTCGAGCCCGACCTCGCCCGCGAGGTCGCCCGCCAGCTGTCGCAGGACCCCGAGCAGGCGCTGGAGATCCACGCCCGCGAGGAGCTCGGCATCGACCCGTCCGACCTGCCGTCGCCCACCGTGGCCGCGGTGTCCTCCTTCGCCTCCTTCGCCCTCGGCGCGCTGCTGCCCCTGCTGCCGTACCTGCTCGGTGCCACCGCGCTGTGGCCGGCGGTGCTGCTCGCGCTGGTGGGGCTGTTCGGCTGCGGCGCGGTGGTCGCGAAGGTCACGGCCCGCTCGTGGTGGTTCAGCGGGCTGCGCCAGCTGATCCTGGGTGGCGCAGCCGCCGCGCTGACCTTCGGGCTCGGCGGCCTCTTCGGCGCGGCCATCGGCTGACGGGCATCGCGGTCGTCACACGGGGCGGGGCCAGTGGCCCCGCCCCGTGTGACGTACGTCCTGCGCGCTTTCCGGCTCCGCCGCGTAGAATGGCGGAGTATGCAAGCGGCCACATAAATAGTCGTTACTCAGCGGTTTCGCATCTTTTGC
Coding sequences:
- a CDS encoding DsbA family protein; translation: MSDNRDAKRAARDRLIKEREQQKAGERRRRQLIVAGAVVGVLGLAAVIGVIAANSGGGDSGKSTAAGPTVAPSGADDKDGLAIPVGAAGAPSTLTVWEDFRCPACAAFENGFRATIHELENSGQLRVQYHLATLIDGNLGGSGSLHAASAAACAQDAGKFSAYHDVLYTNQPEETDDAYAKNSKLIELAGKVPGLDTPAFRSCVENGTHNSWVVKSNNAFQAGKFSGTPTVQLNGESIFPKKGTESITPANLKKWVTEANKGEHPAKSTPPAAPSES
- the lgt gene encoding prolipoprotein diacylglyceryl transferase, whose translation is MTLAFIPSPSTGVLHLGPIPLRGYAFCIIIGVFVAVWYGNKRWVARGGRTGTVADIAVWAVPFGLVGGRLYHVITDYQLYFSDGEDWVNAFKIWEGGLGIWGAIALGAVGAWIGCRRRGIPLPAWADALAPGIAFAQAIGRWGNWFNQELYGKPTDLPWALKISEGPNRIAGTYHPTFLYESLWCVGVAFLVIWADRRFKLGHGRAFALYVAAYCVGRFWIEYMRVDEAHHILGLRLNDWTAGGVFLLAVAYIVISSKLRPGREEIVEPGAQDEAAQDGAAQDEAAPDKPDAAEPEDEPKAESATVEPEPKKA
- the rbsK gene encoding ribokinase, translating into MTRIAVLGSTNMDLVAYVTTAPRSGETVTGHEFRTAPGGKGANQAVAAARAGADVAMIGAVGTDDFGDQLRTALEHAGVDIDLLRTTEGPSGTAHIVVDGDGGNAIVVIPGANGSLISLSHADRALIAEAQSLLLQLELPMSAVLAGAETARRNGVRTILTPAPAQPLPCELLAVTDLLVPNEHEAATLTGVSGDPERAARALLADVPEVVITLGARGCLYASRAQPEPVAVLAPPVTAVDTTGAGDTFVGTLAVALGEGRPMTDALTWASAAAALSVQRPGAAASMPYRAEIDA
- a CDS encoding VIT1/CCC1 transporter family protein, coding for MSIIDTEATLHEAHRDNHTHRDVNGGWLRPAVFGAMDGLVSNLALMTGVAGGAVSQQTIIITGLAGLAAGAFSMAAGEYTSVASQRELVQAELDIERRELRKHPADEERELAELYMSRGVEPDLAREVARQLSQDPEQALEIHAREELGIDPSDLPSPTVAAVSSFASFALGALLPLLPYLLGATALWPAVLLALVGLFGCGAVVAKVTARSWWFSGLRQLILGGAAAALTFGLGGLFGAAIG